One window of Rubrivirga sp. SAORIC476 genomic DNA carries:
- a CDS encoding exodeoxyribonuclease V subunit gamma, translating into MPTSSPGFRVVTASRLEPLFDRMADAMQADPLPPLARETIVVAQNVGLRKWVERALAHRLGVAASLDLQSPRGVATTLARALPGAGAAQAQHPFDSGPLAWRLDALLGTLPDEPVWAPIRAYLDRTDGQTMPLATRLATLFDDYQVYRPEVLAGWARDTAPPADFAHGVWQAELWRRLVADAGGSRDRASEMLALLDALADPEEALRQTFPEVRVSVFGALLFPPIYLRVLHALAHHVPVTVYAVVPGDAAGGESHAHPLLRALAGRTRDYWAVTGGLGDVPRESLPVSDLGVSPTALHHLQTALASDTTPTTTVPADGSIRIHDCHSERRELEALRDTLLDAFAEVEGLRPSDVLVLVPDLDRYAPLVDAVFGAEDAAPDLRIPYHVVEHPHAPALRVVEAFSRVLRLHEGRVTASELLDLLGTPAVRQAAGIDADELPRLRSWITESGVCWGLTAERKTRFGLPEDDLHTWRFGLDRLLLGVMTGDAEGGLVLGHLPCEAASVDPELLGRFCEWAEALFAALDAIDRPAPLADWPGRILNFLDGVFDAREDEELEAVVFLRSEALGLERLRDLVGHEDDVSFRTIRSHLDGAAGRLERREPYLTGKVTVAHPLSLRHAPHRVVAFLGLNDGVWPRPETAPGFDLIVHAPQPGDASPREHEKQLFLDAVLSARDRLILSHVGRSQKDNAERAASVCLDAFLDAVRRHVEDPDRLVVRHRLQPFAADYFTPDGPLASYAAQHRVRGAEAEPPTPFLRPDQRLPAGDDLASVSLRDLTGVWVNPSKHVVRRRLRVSLDLDEDAVRDDEPVTLDNLQRYHLRAAVLEGLLDDLDPVALAARIERGGMLPGGAPGASWLRRAIDEVGPVAEAVRAWGPTAPLAVGAEAGPVRVVGTIADVGDRGALRYRAGKVRGKHTVEAWIDHLALCTVRPAVTCVLGIGDTALHFEPVAADDAQKLLEALVRGYRRAHDRSLPLYEKASEAYVGALSRSSWEDFTARVLDRGAAQKPFEPHEGAMRKARRQFSDAWNDFTDDADIYVALATRGREDPFVPEEHFAKWALCLWAPLLTYKRDGVPT; encoded by the coding sequence GTGCCCACGTCCTCTCCCGGTTTCCGCGTCGTCACGGCGTCTCGGCTGGAGCCGTTGTTCGACCGCATGGCCGACGCCATGCAGGCCGACCCGCTGCCGCCGCTGGCGCGCGAGACGATCGTGGTGGCGCAGAACGTCGGGTTGCGGAAGTGGGTCGAGCGGGCGCTGGCTCACCGCCTCGGCGTCGCCGCGAGCCTGGACCTGCAGTCCCCGCGTGGCGTGGCGACGACGCTCGCGCGGGCCCTGCCCGGTGCGGGGGCGGCCCAGGCTCAGCACCCCTTCGACTCGGGGCCGCTGGCGTGGCGCCTCGACGCCCTGCTCGGGACGCTTCCGGACGAGCCGGTGTGGGCCCCCATCCGCGCCTACTTGGACCGCACGGACGGCCAGACGATGCCGCTCGCGACGCGCCTGGCGACGCTCTTCGACGACTATCAGGTGTACCGCCCGGAGGTGCTCGCGGGGTGGGCTCGCGACACCGCGCCCCCGGCCGACTTCGCCCACGGGGTCTGGCAAGCCGAACTGTGGCGGCGACTCGTGGCCGATGCGGGTGGCAGCCGGGACAGGGCCAGCGAGATGCTCGCCCTGCTCGACGCCCTGGCCGATCCGGAGGAGGCCCTTCGGCAGACGTTCCCGGAGGTCCGGGTCTCCGTCTTCGGGGCACTGCTTTTCCCGCCGATCTACCTCCGCGTGCTCCACGCGCTCGCCCACCACGTTCCGGTGACGGTCTATGCGGTCGTCCCTGGCGACGCGGCAGGAGGCGAGAGCCATGCGCACCCCCTGCTCCGTGCCCTCGCCGGACGGACGCGCGATTACTGGGCCGTGACAGGGGGGCTCGGAGACGTACCCAGGGAGTCGCTCCCCGTCTCCGATCTCGGGGTGTCGCCGACGGCGCTCCACCATCTCCAGACGGCCCTCGCGTCGGACACGACGCCCACGACGACCGTCCCGGCCGACGGCTCGATCCGCATCCACGACTGTCACTCGGAGCGACGCGAACTGGAGGCGCTCCGCGACACGCTCCTCGACGCCTTCGCCGAGGTGGAGGGGCTGCGGCCGAGCGACGTGCTGGTGCTCGTCCCGGACCTCGACCGGTACGCCCCGCTGGTGGACGCCGTGTTCGGGGCCGAGGACGCCGCGCCGGACCTGCGGATTCCCTATCACGTCGTCGAGCACCCGCACGCTCCGGCGCTCCGTGTGGTCGAGGCGTTCAGCCGCGTCCTCCGGCTCCACGAGGGCCGTGTGACGGCCTCCGAGTTGCTCGACCTGCTGGGCACACCGGCCGTTCGGCAGGCCGCCGGGATCGACGCCGACGAACTGCCCCGGCTGCGGTCCTGGATCACCGAGTCCGGTGTCTGTTGGGGGCTCACGGCCGAGCGCAAGACGCGCTTCGGGCTCCCCGAGGACGACCTCCATACGTGGCGCTTCGGCCTCGACCGGCTCCTGCTCGGTGTGATGACGGGCGATGCGGAGGGGGGGCTCGTGCTGGGTCACCTGCCATGCGAGGCGGCGTCCGTCGACCCCGAACTGCTCGGGCGCTTCTGCGAGTGGGCCGAGGCGCTGTTCGCAGCGCTCGACGCCATCGACCGCCCGGCCCCCCTCGCCGACTGGCCCGGGCGCATCCTCAACTTCCTCGATGGCGTCTTCGACGCGCGGGAGGACGAGGAGTTGGAGGCGGTCGTGTTCCTCCGGAGCGAGGCCCTCGGGTTGGAGCGGCTGCGAGACCTCGTCGGCCATGAGGATGACGTGTCGTTCCGCACGATCCGCTCCCACCTCGACGGCGCCGCGGGCCGGCTCGAACGCCGCGAGCCGTACCTGACCGGCAAGGTCACGGTCGCGCATCCGCTCTCGCTCCGCCATGCCCCACACCGGGTGGTCGCCTTCCTCGGGCTGAATGACGGCGTGTGGCCACGACCCGAGACGGCGCCGGGCTTCGACCTGATCGTCCACGCCCCGCAGCCGGGCGACGCGTCGCCGCGGGAGCACGAGAAGCAACTCTTCCTCGACGCCGTCCTCTCGGCTCGTGACCGGTTGATCCTGAGCCACGTCGGGCGGAGCCAGAAGGACAACGCCGAGCGCGCGGCCTCCGTCTGCCTGGACGCCTTCCTGGACGCTGTCCGGCGTCACGTCGAGGACCCCGACCGGCTCGTCGTGCGGCACCGCCTCCAGCCGTTCGCGGCCGACTACTTCACGCCCGACGGGCCGCTCGCCAGCTACGCTGCCCAGCACCGCGTCCGCGGCGCCGAGGCGGAGCCACCGACCCCATTCCTGCGCCCCGACCAGCGGCTTCCTGCCGGCGACGATCTGGCGTCCGTGTCGCTCCGCGACCTCACCGGCGTCTGGGTCAACCCGAGCAAGCACGTCGTGCGCCGTCGTCTGCGTGTCTCGCTCGACCTGGACGAGGACGCCGTACGCGACGACGAACCGGTGACTCTCGACAACCTGCAGCGGTACCACCTCCGCGCGGCCGTCCTGGAGGGGCTCCTCGATGACCTCGACCCCGTGGCGCTGGCGGCTCGCATCGAGCGAGGCGGGATGCTGCCCGGCGGTGCGCCCGGTGCGTCCTGGCTCCGCCGGGCCATCGACGAGGTCGGGCCGGTCGCCGAGGCGGTGCGCGCGTGGGGACCGACGGCGCCGCTGGCTGTGGGTGCGGAAGCGGGGCCCGTGCGGGTGGTGGGCACGATCGCCGACGTGGGGGATCGGGGGGCGCTGCGCTACCGGGCTGGCAAGGTGCGCGGCAAGCACACCGTCGAGGCCTGGATCGACCACCTCGCGCTCTGCACGGTGCGCCCGGCCGTGACCTGCGTGCTCGGGATCGGCGACACCGCGCTCCACTTCGAGCCCGTCGCGGCCGACGACGCGCAGAAACTGCTCGAGGCGCTCGTCCGCGGGTACCGCCGGGCTCATGACCGCTCGCTCCCGCTCTACGAGAAGGCCTCGGAGGCGTACGTGGGGGCCCTCAGCCGGAGCTCGTGGGAGGACTTCACGGCTCGCGTTCTCGACCGAGGAGCCGCTCAGAAGCCGTTCGAGCCCCACGAGGGCGCCATGCGCAAGGCCCGCCGCCAGTTCTCCGACGCCTGGAACGACTTCACCGACGACGCCGACATCTACGTCGCGCTCGCCACCCGAGGCCGGGAGGACCCGTTCGTCCCCGAGGAGCACTTCGCCAAGTGGGCGCTCTGCCTCTGGGCGCCTCTGCTGACCTACAAGCGCGACGGGGTGCCGACATGA
- the recB gene encoding exodeoxyribonuclease V subunit beta has translation MSQASLFGDEPFTTPAADARGDGLSDPAGLANAAPGGTEDDVPPFEYWATPVEAGRTLVEASAGTGKTFAIAGLVLRLVLDGDWLATTPGGLPDLRRLLVVTFTKAATEELRTRIRRALRVALAVARDESIPETSPLAGDLPLVDPLRPLLDRSEAEGRLLAALDRVDEAGVFTIHSFCQRVLKQAAFESGTPFEMEFVEDSDSDALRARAAADAWACLTHGDPLLAALAVSRGRTPDVLIQHHKNTADFPSVRILPDTPSLVEAQARLGEAMGTLAATWSAEAVRDALAEVEWNKSAPLDGPEAAALVARVGAFARGEDLDALPAVETCTTEGIYKAGKKTSQARKDALDAASTAAPFRACTEVVEAVGALDQAFIREFVLEVGRRIEAIKERRGQLTFNDLITRLHAALHSDDAGPTLAAGIRRQFAVALIDEFQDTDPLQYGIFRTAFEGHPLYFVGDPKQAIYAFRGADVHAYLGAQHEATRRYTLGTNWRSTAGLVEAVNRIFERPARAFLFDGIPFRRVASAPHHAESALLDGDLPPLVWWPMPARGDKVPGKGEASDLIPPLVAAEIRRLLAEGRMRDGDAERPLRAGDIAVLVPSKYEIRAIQEALQALAIPAVVSKAHDVRESAQIADIELVLRAVLRPDDERTLRAALATETWGWTAAQIAALDEDPKQVAALSARLRGWQKAWRRYGVLHVLTDLQQREGVFERMLACPDGERRVTNLRHAAELLHEIEAGGDRSPEDLLHWLRHRMDQALPSREMKEIRLERDDDAVQITTHHNSKGLEYEVVFLPYLWSLSQRDFQQQDTVLARTEAGVVYDLGSPQAKEVERLRQVDNLAEHIRKAYVTLTRARERCYVIWGPVKSGSARTDALSGLGYLLSGHGAPYEGDLAAHVEAARKQAGGPGVSKDVTDLDPEGAVSRFVEPPVPDGRPMERADAPTVRLDARDLATWGDGQGRARAVDAWRRSSFSAWARSGRDTGHETSGLAASDEADEETTRTDVLPTGLHAFAAGTGPGTCLHGILQHADWREGDDAEAAAVRNRDTVTEWLQTYGLDRRGRPHRAPLDPSAEVVAMLGRVAQSPLFTARDGTPLRLADAEAVRTEWSFTVPLGRVAPRALAEVFRAHGSDPFGPAYADTLSTLGRDAVDGLMVGEMDVVALAGDRWWVVDWKSNRLGDDAAVYTPDALTGTMQAHHYALQLHLYLYGLHRYLRSRITEYAYDTHVGGATYAFLRGMETPGDGLVTHRPTAAFIDALDHLLAPDA, from the coding sequence ATGAGCCAGGCCTCCCTCTTCGGCGACGAGCCGTTCACCACACCGGCTGCGGACGCACGGGGCGACGGCCTCAGTGACCCGGCTGGCTTGGCCAACGCAGCTCCTGGCGGGACGGAAGACGACGTACCGCCATTCGAGTACTGGGCCACTCCCGTCGAGGCCGGTCGGACTCTGGTCGAGGCCAGCGCCGGGACGGGCAAGACGTTCGCCATCGCCGGGCTGGTCCTCCGCCTGGTGCTGGACGGCGACTGGCTGGCGACTACGCCCGGCGGGCTCCCTGACCTGCGTCGCTTGCTCGTGGTCACCTTCACGAAGGCGGCCACGGAAGAACTGCGGACGCGCATCCGCCGCGCCCTGCGCGTGGCCCTCGCCGTCGCCCGCGACGAGTCCATCCCGGAGACCTCGCCGCTGGCGGGCGACCTGCCTCTGGTCGACCCGCTCCGCCCCCTGCTCGACCGGTCCGAGGCGGAGGGGCGGCTGCTCGCGGCCCTCGACCGCGTCGACGAGGCGGGCGTGTTCACCATCCACAGCTTCTGCCAGCGCGTCCTGAAGCAGGCGGCCTTCGAGAGCGGGACGCCCTTCGAGATGGAGTTCGTGGAAGACTCCGACAGCGACGCCCTGCGCGCCCGCGCCGCCGCCGACGCCTGGGCCTGCCTGACGCACGGCGACCCGCTGCTGGCGGCCCTCGCCGTCTCGCGCGGCCGAACGCCCGACGTGCTGATCCAGCACCACAAGAACACCGCCGACTTCCCGTCGGTCCGCATCCTGCCCGACACGCCGTCGCTCGTCGAGGCGCAGGCCCGCCTCGGGGAGGCGATGGGCACCCTCGCCGCGACGTGGTCGGCCGAGGCCGTCCGCGACGCGCTGGCGGAGGTCGAATGGAACAAGAGCGCGCCGCTCGATGGCCCGGAGGCAGCAGCGCTGGTCGCTCGCGTCGGCGCGTTCGCGCGGGGCGAGGACCTGGACGCGTTGCCGGCCGTCGAGACGTGCACGACGGAGGGGATTTACAAGGCCGGCAAGAAGACGAGCCAGGCCCGCAAGGACGCGCTCGACGCCGCCTCGACGGCCGCGCCCTTCCGCGCGTGCACCGAGGTGGTCGAGGCCGTCGGCGCGCTCGACCAGGCGTTCATCCGCGAGTTCGTGCTGGAGGTCGGCCGCCGCATCGAGGCCATCAAAGAGCGGCGCGGCCAGCTCACCTTCAACGACCTCATCACCCGGCTCCACGCCGCGCTCCACTCCGACGATGCCGGGCCGACGCTCGCGGCGGGCATCCGCCGCCAGTTCGCCGTCGCCCTGATCGACGAGTTCCAGGACACCGACCCGCTCCAGTACGGCATCTTCCGGACCGCCTTCGAGGGCCACCCGCTCTACTTCGTCGGCGACCCGAAGCAGGCCATCTACGCCTTCCGCGGGGCCGACGTGCACGCCTACCTCGGCGCGCAGCACGAGGCGACGCGGCGCTACACGCTGGGCACCAACTGGCGCAGCACGGCCGGGCTGGTCGAGGCCGTCAACCGCATCTTCGAGCGGCCGGCGCGGGCGTTCCTGTTCGACGGCATCCCGTTCCGCCGCGTGGCCTCGGCCCCGCACCACGCCGAGTCGGCCCTCCTCGACGGCGACCTGCCGCCACTGGTCTGGTGGCCGATGCCCGCCCGGGGCGACAAAGTGCCGGGCAAGGGGGAGGCGAGCGACCTCATTCCGCCGCTCGTGGCCGCCGAGATTCGCCGCCTGCTGGCCGAGGGACGGATGCGAGATGGAGACGCGGAGCGCCCGCTCCGCGCGGGCGACATCGCGGTGCTGGTCCCGTCGAAGTACGAGATCCGTGCCATCCAGGAAGCGCTGCAGGCGCTCGCGATCCCGGCCGTCGTGTCGAAGGCCCACGACGTGCGCGAGAGCGCCCAGATCGCCGACATCGAGCTGGTCCTGCGCGCCGTGCTCCGTCCGGACGACGAGCGGACTCTCCGCGCCGCGCTCGCGACCGAGACCTGGGGGTGGACTGCCGCGCAGATCGCCGCGCTCGACGAGGACCCCAAGCAGGTGGCCGCGCTCTCCGCCCGCCTCCGCGGATGGCAGAAGGCGTGGCGCCGCTACGGCGTGCTCCACGTGCTCACCGACCTGCAGCAGCGCGAGGGCGTCTTCGAGCGCATGCTGGCCTGCCCGGACGGTGAGCGGCGTGTGACCAACCTCCGCCACGCGGCCGAACTGCTCCACGAGATCGAGGCCGGCGGCGACCGCTCGCCCGAGGACCTGCTCCACTGGCTCCGTCACCGCATGGACCAGGCGCTGCCGTCGCGCGAGATGAAGGAAATCCGGCTGGAGCGCGACGACGACGCGGTCCAGATCACGACGCACCACAACTCGAAGGGGCTGGAGTACGAGGTCGTCTTCCTGCCGTACCTCTGGTCGCTCAGCCAGCGCGACTTCCAGCAGCAGGACACCGTCCTCGCGCGCACCGAGGCGGGCGTGGTCTACGACCTGGGCTCGCCCCAGGCGAAAGAGGTCGAGCGACTCCGCCAGGTCGACAACCTCGCCGAGCACATCCGGAAGGCCTACGTGACGCTAACGCGCGCACGCGAGCGGTGCTACGTGATCTGGGGACCGGTCAAGTCGGGCAGCGCGCGGACCGACGCGCTCTCGGGCCTGGGGTACCTGCTGAGCGGCCACGGCGCACCGTACGAGGGGGACCTCGCCGCGCACGTGGAGGCGGCGCGCAAGCAGGCGGGAGGGCCGGGTGTGTCGAAGGACGTGACTGACCTCGATCCCGAGGGCGCGGTCTCCCGGTTCGTCGAGCCGCCGGTGCCGGACGGACGCCCGATGGAACGCGCCGATGCGCCGACGGTCCGCCTCGACGCCCGCGACCTCGCCACCTGGGGCGACGGGCAGGGACGCGCGCGCGCCGTCGACGCCTGGCGGCGATCCAGCTTCAGCGCGTGGGCCCGCTCGGGCCGTGACACCGGGCACGAGACCAGCGGCCTGGCGGCCTCCGACGAGGCCGACGAGGAGACCACGCGGACGGACGTGCTGCCGACCGGGCTGCACGCCTTCGCGGCCGGGACCGGCCCGGGCACCTGCCTCCACGGCATCCTGCAACACGCCGACTGGCGTGAGGGCGACGATGCCGAGGCTGCCGCCGTGCGCAACCGCGACACGGTCACGGAGTGGCTCCAGACCTACGGCCTCGATCGGCGAGGGCGACCCCACCGCGCGCCCCTGGACCCGTCCGCCGAGGTCGTCGCGATGCTCGGCCGCGTCGCCCAGTCCCCGCTGTTCACCGCCAGGGACGGGACTCCGCTGCGCCTCGCGGACGCCGAGGCGGTGCGGACCGAGTGGAGCTTCACGGTGCCCCTCGGCCGCGTCGCGCCGCGCGCCCTCGCCGAGGTGTTCCGCGCGCACGGCTCGGACCCGTTCGGCCCGGCCTACGCCGACACGCTCTCCACGCTGGGCCGCGACGCCGTCGACGGCCTGATGGTGGGCGAGATGGACGTGGTGGCGCTGGCGGGCGACCGGTGGTGGGTGGTCGACTGGAAGAGCAATCGTCTGGGTGACGACGCGGCGGTCTACACGCCCGACGCACTCACCGGCACGATGCAGGCCCACCACTATGCCCTCCAACTCCATCTCTATCTCTACGGCCTGCACCGGTACCTGCGCTCCCGCATCACGGAGTACGCCTACGACACCCACGTCGGCGGCGCGACCTATGCGTTCCTGCGGGGCATGGAGACCCCCGGCGACGGGCTCGTGACGCATCGCCCAACCGCCGCGTTCATCGACGCGCTCGACCATCTCCTCGCGCC